In the genome of Deinococcus seoulensis, the window AGGCTCCTACCCAGGCGTTCTGAGCGCCGATCCGCCAGCCGGTGTCATCGTGATGCACGAACGGCGCCTGCTGGATCTGTGTCTGCAGCGCATCGACGTGGGCCGCCAGGGCGCTGCCGTCAGCTGCAAGCCGCTGTGCGGCTTGCGTGATCGCACCCTGCGTGATCTGGAGGCCGCCGAGGAGGTCCATGACCCGACCGATGCGGCGGACCGGGAGGCCCAGCTCGTGATGCAGGGTCTGAAGGGTGGCGTGCAGGATGGGGCCGAGTCGATGGGCAGTCGCACCGACCTGATCGGCTTTCAGGTCGGGATGGTCACCACGCACCGCGTGGTGACACTGCGGGCACTCCATGACGGGCACGTGGTACTCGGTGACCTGCATGGCGTTCTGGGGGACGAGTTCCGTGACCCATGCCTTGTCCTGACGGGTGAAGATCAGCGGCCCCGTGAACCCACAGCGAGGACAGGTGTTGGGCGTGTCGACCTCCACGGTGGCCGTGATCTGCTCTGGCGTGGGTGGAGACTTGTGCGCGAAGGTGCCTTCACCAGGACGGCGTCCTGGTGATTTGGGATCGGCGGTGCGCTTCTCCCGACTGAAGGGGGCGGCGTACTTGCGTTCCCGCCGTTCGAGTTCCTCGATGCGCTTCTTCAGACGGGCGATTTCTGCTTTGAGGGCTTTGTTTTCGGCGATCAACTGGTCGATCTGCTCGGACTGGCGACGGATGATCTCGAAGAGATCCTTCTCAGTCGTCCCAGTGCCCATGGACAGCATGGTAACGGCCCGGGTGCCCAGCCGGAAGCCGGGTACCCGAGCAACCGCTAATCACAGACGGAAGATGTCAAGAATATTGGTGGCCGGATTCAGTAAACGTGCTTGCATTCTTGCAAGCACGTGAAGTAAGTCATTTTTAAGTGACGCTTTGGGCACCAGTGGAGTGGGAAGGGGGTTCCTGCCCCCACTCCACTGGATTTTTAACGGAGTGGTTGATCTCCTCCCAATCCGACAATGAGTATGTATTTAGATCCATCGTTAATGTTTACGCAGCCAAAGCGTTTGGCTGAGCCCATATTATTGAACTCAGCAAAGATATGAGCTTCGTCCTCAGCATAGTAGCAACGCTGAGGAAATGAACTAATAATCTTGCCATATAGAGTAATCTGCAATGAATTGACCATTTTTTGATCAGACCCAAAATAATCAGGGTCGGCATTATCAATGGCCACAATAGCGGAAACGATGCGACTGCCCGGGTCGCTGGTTTGTCTCTTAATTGAAATTAAATCCCCATATTTGTTTTTATACATCCATGTGCCATTT includes:
- a CDS encoding IS66 family transposase, whose product is MGTGTTEKDLFEIIRRQSEQIDQLIAENKALKAEIARLKKRIEELERRERKYAAPFSREKRTADPKSPGRRPGEGTFAHKSPPTPEQITATVEVDTPNTCPRCGFTGPLIFTRQDKAWVTELVPQNAMQVTEYHVPVMECPQCHHAVRGDHPDLKADQVGATAHRLGPILHATLQTLHHELGLPVRRIGRVMDLLGGLQITQGAITQAAQRLAADGSALAAHVDALQTQIQQAPFVHHDDTGWRIGAQNAWVGA